One window of Methylococcus sp. EFPC2 genomic DNA carries:
- a CDS encoding sulfite exporter TauE/SafE family protein, whose protein sequence is MSEPKTTVFTAKGMHCGHCEAVVEKAIKQLPGVRDAKADYGAETVEVRFDPDQTDLFRIFRAVELKGYDCSLIRPSARRHEAWVKLAEIALGLAGIGLIFYIGLWLEEGEDLPLLGQHLSHGMIFLVGLLTGFHCVGMCGGLVIGYTVRTTRDHGHHAMSHLAYALGKTISYTLLGAVFGYLGSLVTFTPQIRSITAVVAGIFLLLFGLNMLHLFPHIRLFGIRPPGFLSRYLRDEFKKHNSPLIVGMLNGLMIACGPLQAMYVMAAGTGSLVEGATILFLFGIGTLPLLIGFGFLASLVSRQATGRFLQASGVLVVALGLIMLNRGLVLGGSGYDFRSLSLIASAKLGQWSEIYLPSRHSEIGEAGYQIIRMEVDARGYRPDRFLLKRGQPVRWIIHVAELTECNRGIVVPKLGLTIDLREGEQVIEFTPREAGVIPWSCWMGMIPGSFVVESGPDDRGNAEHAPKLPPD, encoded by the coding sequence ATGTCCGAACCCAAAACCACGGTATTCACCGCCAAGGGCATGCACTGTGGCCATTGCGAAGCCGTGGTCGAAAAAGCCATCAAGCAATTGCCGGGGGTCCGCGACGCCAAGGCGGATTACGGCGCCGAAACGGTGGAAGTGCGCTTCGATCCCGATCAGACCGACTTGTTTCGCATCTTCCGGGCCGTGGAGCTGAAGGGCTACGACTGCTCGCTCATACGGCCGTCCGCACGACGGCACGAGGCCTGGGTCAAGCTGGCCGAAATCGCGCTCGGCCTCGCCGGCATCGGGCTGATTTTCTATATCGGTCTCTGGCTGGAGGAAGGGGAAGACTTGCCGCTGCTCGGCCAACACTTGAGTCACGGCATGATATTTCTCGTCGGACTGCTGACCGGTTTTCACTGCGTCGGCATGTGCGGCGGCCTGGTTATCGGATATACCGTCCGCACCACGCGCGATCACGGACACCATGCGATGTCCCACCTGGCCTACGCCCTGGGCAAGACGATCTCCTACACGCTGTTGGGCGCCGTTTTCGGCTATCTGGGTTCGCTCGTCACCTTCACGCCCCAGATCAGGAGCATCACCGCCGTCGTGGCCGGCATCTTCCTGCTGTTGTTCGGTTTGAACATGCTGCATCTGTTTCCGCATATCCGGCTGTTCGGCATCCGGCCACCGGGTTTCCTGAGCCGCTACCTCCGTGACGAATTCAAGAAACACAATAGTCCCCTGATCGTGGGCATGCTCAACGGCCTCATGATCGCCTGCGGCCCTCTGCAGGCCATGTACGTCATGGCGGCGGGCACCGGAAGTCTGGTGGAGGGTGCGACCATCCTGTTCCTGTTCGGCATCGGAACCCTGCCCTTGCTGATCGGCTTCGGCTTCCTGGCCAGCCTCGTTTCGCGCCAGGCGACCGGCCGCTTCCTTCAGGCATCCGGCGTGCTGGTTGTCGCGCTGGGACTGATCATGCTCAACCGGGGGCTCGTGCTCGGCGGCTCGGGATACGACTTCCGCTCCCTGAGCCTGATCGCTTCGGCCAAACTCGGACAATGGTCCGAAATCTACCTCCCGAGCCGGCACAGCGAAATCGGCGAAGCCGGCTATCAGATCATCCGCATGGAAGTCGACGCCCGGGGCTACCGGCCCGACCGTTTTCTGCTGAAGCGGGGACAACCCGTGCGCTGGATCATCCACGTCGCCGAACTGACCGAATGCAATCGCGGCATCGTGGTGCCCAAGCTGGGGCTGACGATAGATCTCCGCGAGGGCGAGCAGGTGATCGAATTCACCCCGCGCGAGGCCGGCGTCATCCCCTGGAGTTGCTGGATGGGCATGATCCCCGGATCGTTCGTCGTCGAGAGCGGGCCGGACGACAGGGGCAATGCGGAACATGCGCCCAAGCTGCCGCCCGACTAA